The following is a genomic window from Akkermansiaceae bacterium.
GTCGGCCATCGGACTTGCGGGTGTTGTCAGTGACGAGCCCCAGCTGAGGAGAGCCTGGCCGTCTTTTTCAGTAAAGACAGAGCGCACCAACAGGCCGGGCACGTCCATGGTGTTTTTTGACGCATGACAGGTCATACATTCCTGGTTGCGCACAAAGGTGCGTTTTCCGACGGGCTTGTTGATATCAAAACTGTAGAACATCATGCCCTTGGGGTCATCACACGCCACCACTTCGATGATTCCGCCGGGGACCCATCCCACATAGAAGTCGCTGTTGAAATAAACCGCCCTCGGGTGCGCCGGGGTAATCAGATCGCGCTGTAGGCTGGTTTTTGAAAACACCAGCATCTGTGACGAGACGGGAATCTGCAACTCATCCAACAAGGCCTTCAGGATCTCCTTCGGCTCACTGTCCGGCAGGTTGAACTTCTCGCTGTCGATTGCCTCCTGGAGCCGTGTAATGGTGTTATGATCCTTGGAACTGCTGTAGAGAACCGGCGCCAGGTCATAGTCGGGCGTGGTCTGGGCCAACAATGGCAGGCCGAGAGCCAGGGACACCCCCATCGTGCAACCGGCAAGGGCGGCCAGACTGGATTTTTGGACGATCAAACTCATGGTGATTCCCTAGATACGCCAATAACGCACTTTTTTTTCGTTAATTATCCCCAACCCGGAAATCACTCCGGTTCAACCGCGTGGTCAGGCGCCCTTGGTGAGGTTGCGCAGGGTGGTCAGTGTACGGCCTTCAACCAGTTGTGGGCCATCAGCGAGGCTCCGTCCGCCGTGGGATGCACCCCGTCCCGCGCCCAGTGCTCAGGCGGGGCAATGTTCGCGGCTTTATCAAACATGGACTGGAACGGCACAAAGGTGGCGCCAAAAGTCTTCGCCACTTTTTTCGCGGATGCACGGTAGGCATCAAAGGTGGGAAACCAGTTGTCCTTGACGGCACCACACCGCAGCACAAAGGGCTCGCAAATCACGAGTTTGACCTCAGGAAGCGCCTTCAGTGTGCGTTCGACCAAAGCGAGGTAGGCTTTTTCATAGGATGCCGGTGTGCCGTCGTATTTCCCGTTCAAGCCATGCCAGATATCGTTGACACCGATCAATATACTCAGCACATCGGGTTTTAAATCGAGACAATCCTTTTGCCATCGACCCGCCAGCTGGGGCACTTTGTGGCCGCTGATACCACGGTTGAATATCTTCAACTGCTCGGTCGGACGGTCGACCAACAATTGCGAGGCAGCCAGCCACGCATAACCTTTGCCGAGGGCTTCGTGCTGGTTGGCTTGGGCCGCATGTTTTCTACTCCTGCCCGCATCCGTGATCGAGTCCCCCTGGAATAGAATCACATCACCTTTTTTCACCAACGGGCCTGGGGTTTTCTCGTGATGCTCCGCTAATGATGTTGCGACCCCGGCAGCGGTGGTCGCACCGATGGCCAAGGCGGATGATTTGATAAACTGGCGTCGTTCCATGGTGGTTTTTTATATGGGCTTCGTTTGGGATGTCAATGATTGAGGCTGCCTTGGATC
Proteins encoded in this region:
- a CDS encoding SGNH/GDSL hydrolase family protein, whose translation is MERRQFIKSSALAIGATTAAGVATSLAEHHEKTPGPLVKKGDVILFQGDSITDAGRSRKHAAQANQHEALGKGYAWLAASQLLVDRPTEQLKIFNRGISGHKVPQLAGRWQKDCLDLKPDVLSILIGVNDIWHGLNGKYDGTPASYEKAYLALVERTLKALPEVKLVICEPFVLRCGAVKDNWFPTFDAYRASAKKVAKTFGATFVPFQSMFDKAANIAPPEHWARDGVHPTADGASLMAHNWLKAVH